The window AAACATATCCCTTTTTTAGAAGGTAAATCAAGCACGGGCCGTTTGGGTATCGATATCCATGCCACTGCAGGCAAGGGCGATGTGGGCTTTTGCAATACCTGGACGCTGGAAATATCATGCGCGCAACCGGTACGTATTTATGCCGGGATGCCTATCGGTCAGCTGATATATTTTGTGGTTGAAGGCGATATTGAAACCTTATATAACCATAAAGAGAACGCCAAATACAACAACCCTACTACCCGTCCGGTTGAAAGTATGATGTGGAAGAATAAGTTTTAATAGCCACAAAAAAGCCGAATTCCAAAGAACCCGGCTTCAAATGAATATAATTAATTCTACTACTTTCCTACTTCAATAATATGGAACGATCCCGGTATTTGCCTTGGGCGGGGTTTTGCATTTGTAGCGGTGGCTACGCCTGGTTCAGTTTTCGCGGCCGGTAAATATAATTTATGCGTCGTCAGGTCAACACCAATGGTGCGGGCGCTTGGTTCGGTTGTTATATTTTCAACAAACTCAAATTTATCGGCGCTTATTTCTTTAACCACGCTGATGGTGCCCTCGCCGTTTGATGCGAAAGCCATTTTCAACTCGGGGTCGAATACTAAACCATCGCTGTCGCCAATGGGGAAATTAGCCAGGTTTTTACCATTGGCGGCATCCATCACTACCATAGTTTTATTACCGCCGCAGGCAATAAACAGGCGATTGGTTTTGCGGTCGATATCCAAACCCGATGGCTCGTCGCCTTTTTCAATTTTATAGCGCGCCTCAACTTTTAAAGTGGTGGCGTTTATCATTAATACCTCGTTGGTAGTTTCGGCATTTACAAACACCTTCCCCTTTCCGTCAGATACGCACGCTTCGGGTTTAGCTCCTAAGGGGATAGTGGCTATAACTTTATCGGTAGTAACATCTATAACTGTAGCATCCATACTGCGTCCGTTAAAAGCATATACTTTTTTGCTATAGGGTTCGTAAAATATAGCATCCGGATTGGTGCCCGCCGGTATTTCACTTAATACGGCTAAGGTTTTCAGATCGAATACTATCACTTTATTGGCGCGCCCCGCGCTAATGTAACCTTTGTTTATAGCCGTAACCAAAGCAATGCCATGTACACCCGGGGTGTTAGGTATATAACCAATGGAATCGCCTGTAGTGACCGATAGAATATTTACCTGGTTACCGTGCGATGTATAAATGCGTTTATTGGTTCCATCAACAGTAATATAATCCCAGCCGCCCGTGCTATGGATAGGGATATCCTTTATTACATGGAAACCTGTTTTGCCCTGGGCCGCAGCATGGTTTAAACTAATGCCGGCTAAAGTTAAAGCGCAGGCAACAGCCATTACGCGGGTTAAGTTTTTCATTGTCCGAAATTTTACACAAGATAGTGATATAAATCTGTAGGAAAAATTGTAGATGCCGGGGCATTAAACCCTGTCTGTCATCTGATGTCTGAGTAAATGAAGAATTGATGAATTTTCGACCTATGAAGATCTGGCGTATAACTGTGCTCGATTTTTTCCGTAGCTTTAGTAATTATTTATCCCTATGAAACCTAAAAAAATACTTAGCCTTGTTGCAACTGTTTTGTCTGTTATCGCCTTATTCGTATTCGCGCGGGTGGATGATGACCCTATTAAAAAGATAGTTACCCAGCTAAATAAGTGGACGGACGAAGACCCGCAGGAAAAAGTATACCTGCACCTGGATAAGCCTTATTATGCAGCCGGCGATGATATATGGTTTAAAGCCTATATAACCATAGGTGTAAACCATCAGCTTTCGGCTTTAAGCTCTGTATTAAATGTAGAGCTGATAGATGACAGGGATTCCATTAAACGGGCTATCAAACTGCCGGTACAAAATGGTATTACCTGGGGCGATTTTAACCTGCCCGATAGCCTGGCGGCTGGCAATTATCGTATACGGGCCTACACCAATTACATGCGTAATGCAGGCGATGAATACTTTTTTGACAAAACCATACAAATTGGCAACGCTGTGAATAATACCGTTTTTACCAAAGCCGTGTACACCTATACCACAGCGCCAAATAACCAGCAAAAAGTAAACGCCTCCATAACCTACACCGATTTGAACGGCATTGCCTACGCTAACAAGGAGGTAAGCTACGATGTGCAGTTTGACGGGCGCAGCGCGGCCAGGGGCAAGGGTATTACCGATGCTAATGGGGTGATGAATGTAAGTTTTACTGCAACAGCGGCCAACCAGTTAAAACTGGGCCGCATTGTCACCAATATTAAGTATGCCGATAAAAAGGTGAGCACACAAACAGTGGCGGTAAAAGCGCTTTCCTCAAAAATAGATATACAGTTTTTTCCCGAAGGGGGCAATATGGTAGCAGGGGTGCGCGGCAAGATAGGTTTTAAAGCAACCGGCGCCGATGGCCTGGGTGTTGATGTTAAAGGTATAATTAAAGATAATGATAACCAGGATGTAGCCCGTATGGGCGCAACGCATTTTGGAATGGGATATGTAGTGATGATGCCGCAGGCCGGTAAAACTTATAAAGCAGTGGTAACCCTGCCTGATGGGTCTGAAAGTACAGTTACCCTGCCCGTTGCTGCAGCAAGTGGTTTTTTACTGAGTGTAAATACCGCCGATCCTTCAACCGTGCTGGTAAAAGTGGGCACCAGCCAGGATATTGTAGATAAAGGCAATGCCGAGATAAATTTAGTTGCACAACAAAATGGCAAAGTTTATTATGCGGCCAAAACGCATATCACCAGTGCAAGCTTCGCGGCATCTATACCCAAAAGTCGTTTCCCAACAGGGTTAGTGCAGTTTACCCTGTTCTCTTCAACCGGCGAGCCACTGAACGAGCGACTGGCTTTTATCCGAAACCCTGATGAGCTTAAGCTGGGCATAAGTACAGAAAAGCAAAGCTACACTACGCGCGAAAAGGTGAAGCTTAACCTTGCCGCTAAAGATGCTACGGATAAACCAGTCGTCGGCAGCTTTTCGGTAGCGGTAACCGACGAGACAAAAGTGCCTGTTGATGAAACAGCCGAAACTACGATATTGAGCCAGCTATTGCTTACATCCGACCTGAAAGGGTACATTGAAAAGCCAAACTATTATTTTACTAACCCAACCGAGCAAACCAACGCCGACCTGGACGCGCTGCTGCTTACCCAGGGCTACCGCCGCTTTGTTTGGAAGCAATTATTAAATGATGTATTCCCGCCGCAAACCTTTGCGGCTGAGAAATCGCTAACCATATCGGGTACTATAAAAACAAGCGGGGGCAAACCTGTGCCTAAGGCTAAGGTAATGCTGCTAAGTACCAGCGGTGGTTTTTTTGTTTTGGATACCGTGGCCGATGACCAGGGACGGTTCATTTACAAAAACCTGATATTTAAGGATAGTGTAAGATTTATTGTGCAGGCGCGCACCCAAAAAAACAGCAAGTATGTAGAAATTGAACTTGACCGTGTTGCCCCGCCATCAACCGGTAAAAACAAAAATGCGCCCGATATTCAGGTAAATATCAGCAACGGGTTATCCGATTATCTTAAAAATAGCAAAAGCCAATACCTTGAACAGGTTAAATATGGTGTGGGGAACCATGCTACCGCGTTGAAAGAGGTAGTGATAACTGAAAAGAAGAAAGCGCCGGATGTTAGTAACAACCTGAACGGTGCCGGCAATGCCGACCAGGTATTGAAGGGTGATATATTTAACTCGTGCCCCACCTTATCGCAGTGCTTAAACGGGCGCGCCAGTTTTGTAATATTCAGAGATGGGCAAGCCTTTTCAACCCGTAGCATGCATACGCCAATGTTAATTGTGCTTGACGGCATGCAAATGAGTGATGATTTTTCTATTGATGATATTAGCGCAGCTGATGTGGAAAGCATTGAAGTTTTGCGCACGACTGCTTACACGGCCATTTACGGTGGGCGCGGTGCAGGCGGTGTATTGGTAATTTCAACCAAACGGGGCGGCTCGGATACTAATTATACGCGTTATGCACCGGGCATAGTTACCTATTCGCCTAAAGGGTATTATCGCTCGCGCGAGTTTTATGCGCCTAAGTATGATGACCCTAAAACCAATGCTAAAATGGCCGACCTGCGTACTACTATTTTCTGGAAACCTAACATGGTAACCAATAAAGATGGCAGCGCATCGGTAGAATTTTTTAACGCGGATGCAAAAGGCACCTACCGGGTAGTGGTTGAAGGAATAGATAACGACGGCCATATAGGCCGGCAGGTTTATAGGTATAACGTGGAATAGTGTAGAGATCGGTTAATTAAAGATTAGAGATTAGTCGGATTTTAACTAACCTCTAATCTTTAACCTTCAATCTCTATTCCCGATCACTTATTTAAAAAATACTTCTCCCAAAAATCAACAGATTTAAATAGTTCAGCGCGGTCGGCACTTGCAGTGTTTTCTCCTATGTTACTGCCACTGCGCATACCGCCGCCACGTCGGCCGCCCATGCCGCCGCCACGCATGCCACCACCCATTCCGCCACCGCCACCGCCACCGCCGCCCATACCGCCGGCACCGCCACCACGGCGCATGCCACCCTCGCCCATTTCAGGTTTGGTTAGGCCGTTTATTTTAAAATTAAAGGCCCATTCATCTTTACCAGCTTTGAAGCTGCCGAATAGCTTTAACGGGATGGAGGCTTCATAGATCAAATAGCCATTAGCATCATAATCAATAGCTGTTTTAATGCCGTAGGTATTAGTAGTGGTTATTATATCGCCTTCAATATCCTTAAAGCCGGTCACCTTAATGTCGCGTAGCTTAGTAAGTCGGGCGCGTATTAGCTGGTCGCGGTCTTCCTGGGTTATACTTTCATCAGGCTTACGTGCACCCATACCCAGGCGGTTGTTCATACCTGCTTCAGCAATGGGGAAAGTAAGGGTATAATCGCCTTTCTTTTTGCCTTTGGTATTAATACTTAAGGTTAAGCCCGCACCCAAAATGCGTGCCTGCTCGCTGCGGTCGTTAATGCGGATGGCCGCATACAAATTGTCGTTATCATTGGCCAGCGTATAGTTTAATTTTTTTTCTTCGTTGTAATAGCGCAGGCTATCACCCCATTCGTCCAATTTGCCGTCAATTTTAACAGCCGGCGGCGGTGGTTGTAGTGTATTACTGTTAGTTTTAGATTGTGCCGGTACGGCAATTGCAAATAAAAGCTGCATGCTAATGGCACAGCCAAAAGATAAATTCTTTTTCATTGGGGTATTGATGGTTAAGGGTATTTAAAAAATATTTAACTTAATATAAACAATATATGATGTGCTGTATCAACACTATTTTAACATTTTTATTGCAGGTTTTTTGAGTAACTTTGCCTTTACATATGCCAACAGAGGTACAAGAAGAAACGTTCACCCTTGAAGAGGTGCTGGCGGGCTTAAAAGAGATGCACCGCCTGATATTATGGAACGATGACCACAATACGTTCGACCATG of the Mucilaginibacter boryungensis genome contains:
- the dcd gene encoding dCTP deaminase; translation: MILSDKRILEEIDKGNIIIEPFKRDCLGTNSYDVHLGKYLATYRNRVLDAKVHNEIDNFEIPKDGFMLQPGTLYLGVTLEYTETHKHIPFLEGKSSTGRLGIDIHATAGKGDVGFCNTWTLEISCAQPVRIYAGMPIGQLIYFVVEGDIETLYNHKENAKYNNPTTRPVESMMWKNKF
- a CDS encoding YncE family protein — protein: MKNLTRVMAVACALTLAGISLNHAAAQGKTGFHVIKDIPIHSTGGWDYITVDGTNKRIYTSHGNQVNILSVTTGDSIGYIPNTPGVHGIALVTAINKGYISAGRANKVIVFDLKTLAVLSEIPAGTNPDAIFYEPYSKKVYAFNGRSMDATVIDVTTDKVIATIPLGAKPEACVSDGKGKVFVNAETTNEVLMINATTLKVEARYKIEKGDEPSGLDIDRKTNRLFIACGGNKTMVVMDAANGKNLANFPIGDSDGLVFDPELKMAFASNGEGTISVVKEISADKFEFVENITTEPSARTIGVDLTTHKLYLPAAKTEPGVATATNAKPRPRQIPGSFHIIEVGK
- a CDS encoding DOMON domain-containing protein; the encoded protein is MKKNLSFGCAISMQLLFAIAVPAQSKTNSNTLQPPPPAVKIDGKLDEWGDSLRYYNEEKKLNYTLANDNDNLYAAIRINDRSEQARILGAGLTLSINTKGKKKGDYTLTFPIAEAGMNNRLGMGARKPDESITQEDRDQLIRARLTKLRDIKVTGFKDIEGDIITTTNTYGIKTAIDYDANGYLIYEASIPLKLFGSFKAGKDEWAFNFKINGLTKPEMGEGGMRRGGGAGGMGGGGGGGGGMGGGMRGGGMGGRRGGGMRSGSNIGENTASADRAELFKSVDFWEKYFLNK
- a CDS encoding carboxypeptidase-like regulatory domain-containing protein, with product MKPKKILSLVATVLSVIALFVFARVDDDPIKKIVTQLNKWTDEDPQEKVYLHLDKPYYAAGDDIWFKAYITIGVNHQLSALSSVLNVELIDDRDSIKRAIKLPVQNGITWGDFNLPDSLAAGNYRIRAYTNYMRNAGDEYFFDKTIQIGNAVNNTVFTKAVYTYTTAPNNQQKVNASITYTDLNGIAYANKEVSYDVQFDGRSAARGKGITDANGVMNVSFTATAANQLKLGRIVTNIKYADKKVSTQTVAVKALSSKIDIQFFPEGGNMVAGVRGKIGFKATGADGLGVDVKGIIKDNDNQDVARMGATHFGMGYVVMMPQAGKTYKAVVTLPDGSESTVTLPVAAASGFLLSVNTADPSTVLVKVGTSQDIVDKGNAEINLVAQQNGKVYYAAKTHITSASFAASIPKSRFPTGLVQFTLFSSTGEPLNERLAFIRNPDELKLGISTEKQSYTTREKVKLNLAAKDATDKPVVGSFSVAVTDETKVPVDETAETTILSQLLLTSDLKGYIEKPNYYFTNPTEQTNADLDALLLTQGYRRFVWKQLLNDVFPPQTFAAEKSLTISGTIKTSGGKPVPKAKVMLLSTSGGFFVLDTVADDQGRFIYKNLIFKDSVRFIVQARTQKNSKYVEIELDRVAPPSTGKNKNAPDIQVNISNGLSDYLKNSKSQYLEQVKYGVGNHATALKEVVITEKKKAPDVSNNLNGAGNADQVLKGDIFNSCPTLSQCLNGRASFVIFRDGQAFSTRSMHTPMLIVLDGMQMSDDFSIDDISAADVESIEVLRTTAYTAIYGGRGAGGVLVISTKRGGSDTNYTRYAPGIVTYSPKGYYRSREFYAPKYDDPKTNAKMADLRTTIFWKPNMVTNKDGSASVEFFNADAKGTYRVVVEGIDNDGHIGRQVYRYNVE